CTCAGGCCTGTTCTCGAAATTTATGGGCAGTAAAGTAAAAACTGTAATGGGAGCAGCCAGCGAAGAAAACAAACAAATACTTGCCCCGGTTATCAAGTAAGTAAAAACTAAAAACAATAAAAACTACCATGAAAAGACTATTGTATTTATTCATCCTGATTGGATTTGTTGCCTGTAACTCAGGAACTCAAAAAAACACTGAAGTAGCTCAACCGGAACAAATTATTGAAGCCACCATCGATATTGGCGGGTTACATTGCGATGCCTGTGTGGCCTCGGTAGAAAAGGGAGTAAATTCCCTGAGTGGGATTGAATCGGTAAAAGTGACACTTTCCGATTCAACTGCCATTGTAACATACAATGCGTCAGCTGTATCAATCGATGAAATTGAAAAAAGCATTGAAAAGCGCGGATACACTATAAAAGCCGTTAACTAAGTCCCCGCAACAGTTAAACAACTACTGTTCACAATGTTCTGGTGATAACTAACCGGGGTTTTCGGCATAATATTTGTAAAATACCTTACATTGCAGAAAAGCCATATAAACAATGAAAGACAATTTCAAAAACGGAAAACCGGAATTAAAGGAAAAAGGGCCAGTATGGAGCGTTAAAGTTGACATTCCAACTGCCGTTTCTGAAGATTCCATCAGGCTTTATAAAAAAGCCCGAATACTGAAACTAAAAGTAATTTTGAATTAAATAAAAAGCTTTGACCGATAATGGTTCAAAGCTTTTTTTTATTCTATTTTATTACTTCAACTTTCACTTTCTTATTTTCCTAACATACAGCTGAATATAGAAATATACAATTGTCAGAAAGGCATAACTCCCTGCCTGAAAATATAATTTTAGCACCTCTGATTTTACCTCAGTAATTCCAACGCCCATTGTGCGTAAACGCAAATAGGCAGGTACAGCTGTAGTTCCGGGCAAAATTTTGGATAAGCCCACCAACCAGTCGGGCATAGCAGACACCGGCCAGGAAATACCGCTTAAGAATAAGGCAATCGGCGATAAAAACATCATAAATACAATGGCCGACTCGCGATGTTTAAATAACGTTGACAGACCAATTCCGAAAAATATTACCGACAATAAGAAGGGGAATAATAACATCAGCACATCAAACATATTCCCTTTGTCGGGATAGTTAAACCAGTCGTGAATAAGGATCAATGCAAGGCAAATATTAAATGCTGAGATAAGCAAATAAGCACCTACTCTACCAAAGACTAATGGAATAATTTCGCGCCTGCGTTTGTTTTCCGGTAATCTGAACGGAGAAGCTTTTGATTCGGAGAAAGTCCCCCCCATAATGCCA
This is a stretch of genomic DNA from uncultured Draconibacterium sp.. It encodes these proteins:
- a CDS encoding heavy metal-associated domain-containing protein — translated: MKRLLYLFILIGFVACNSGTQKNTEVAQPEQIIEATIDIGGLHCDACVASVEKGVNSLSGIESVKVTLSDSTAIVTYNASAVSIDEIEKSIEKRGYTIKAVN